The sequence CTAACAGATCCCGGGGGCCGGGATTGATCACACCACTGCGGTCGCTGAAGAAATAGATGGTGAATGTTTGGTTAGGGAGGCTGTTAAAGCTGCCTTGGACGAGCGTGGAACTGGTGCTGGGGCGGTAGACGGACGTCAGCACAGGGGCGTTTAGCAGTGCATTCGGGCCGCTATCGGGATCGAGGTTGTCGTTCGGGGCATTGGCGGTGGTGGTCGGCGTGGGCGCCAGCAGGATCGGTGGGCCGCCGAGGATGCCGGTTATGGAGTTCTGGGAAACATCCGCATAGGTATCGAAGGCAGGAATGGAGCGCAGGCCGGGGGCGGTTGCCGTGTAGGGCGTAGAGGATGTGAGCGTGATGCCAGCAGAGGCACAGTTTCTCAGAATGTTATCTCGGCAAGTGATGGGCGCAGATGATGTGATATCGATGCCTCTTCCGGGAAATGTTTCGATCCCCGCCGGGCTTATGCCGATCTGATTGGCGGTGATTTCCACTGCTGGAACGGTGTTGTTCGCGTGGGAGAAGATTTGAATGGCAGAGCCTTGGCAATGGAAGAAGTTCGAGGAGATACGAGTGCTGAGATCATCCTGCGTGCTATAGAGGTCGTCATAGGTGATGCCGACTCCAGAGAGGGCGTTGGGGGTTCCGTTTTTTAGGAATCCGAAAACATTGCCGAGGATGTCGCAACCTACCGGTTTTGGAAAGCAAACGATGCCCCGCGTCGCTCCAGCGAAGTAGTTGCTTTGCGCAGGGGTAGTTCCTCCGACCCGGGTGGCTCCCACATTCAGGAAAAGATGGGTTTGGTTGGGAGGTGCCTCTCCCGGGAGAAATACAGCTCCGGTTCCGTCAGCAGATATCCCGAAGTGGTTGTTTTCGATGATGGCATTGTATGAATTGATGAGTATGGGAGCAGCGAGAACATTGCGGAAGGTGTCGCCGGGTTGGCCGAGGCGGAAACGGCGGGCATTGCTGGTAATGCCGGTGCCGTTGCCGCTGGCGACCAAGATCCCATTAGGGGGCAGGTAACGACCGTTGCTTGCGACGCCGATATGGCAGTTGAAGATGGAGGTATCGGATGCATCCACCTGAATGCAGGAAGTGCCGGTGGCGGTGTAGGCGATGCGAAGACCGCGGATGGTGGATCCAGCGGCACCGGCACTCAGACGAAGTAAGGATGTGCTGTTGCCGTTGCCGAGAATGGTGAACCCAGGGGTGGTGGGGGCGCTTCCCAGGCCTGCATCACCGACGAGATCCACGGTATCAGTTATGACTGGAAGCGCATTGGAGTCGGTGATGAAAATCTGCCGTGTGTCGCACCGGATCTGATCGGGGCCTGGTCGAGCATTTGCATCGGAAATCGCCTGACGCAAAGAGCCAGCTCCGGAATCATTGGCATTGTTCACCAAGAAGGTAGTCGCGCTGGCATTGGCGGAGATAAGAACCGCCAGAATGATGTTGGAGCGAAGAAACATCTCGCCATCTTCCCAGAAGCAGCGAATTTGGAAAATACGTCTTAGGGCGTAGTTTGGTCGGTAATTGCTTCTATGGCGATGAGGCTGGCTGCGCCTCGCTTTTCGACGCTGAGTTTTTCGAAGACATGCTCCATGTGTTTTTTTACCGTGCTTACAGTGATGTTAAGAATGATGGCGGCTTCGGAATTTGATTTTCCCTGAGCGACCCACAGCAGGACTTCGGCTTCCTTGCGGGTGAGTCCGAGATTGATCAATGGCTTTGGATCGGAAAAGTCCGGCAGGGCGCGGACCGGTTTGTAGCCTTGTATGTGAGTGAGTGCCTGATGGGCGAGGTTTTCCTGCGATGGGCAGGATGGGTCTGAGCGGAGAAGTCTGCGTATGAGCTCCTCAGCTGCTTTGAGATCCGTCACATCATGGTGGACGACGGTGACTTCATGGAGTGATCCGTCCGAGTTTTTTACCGGGTAAAGTGTACCGCCTATCCAGCGGACGGAGGTTTCTCTGCCGCGCACAGGAAAAGGCAGTGGGGGGATTGTGACGACGTTTCCCTCGAAAGCGCTGAGAATGAGTTTGTCCGCCCCGCAGGTTTTGAAGTTCGCGTCCTTGAGTATGTTGAATGCGTAGGCTTCTTCGTCGGTGTAGCCGAATAGAAGTGACCAGGCTTTGTTGAAGCGAATTGTTTGGCCTGAAGGGTCGAACGCCTGGGTGCTGATCGGACTGTGATGGAAAAAGGCATCCCATGCAAAATCGGTGGTATCGGATCTCAGGATATGTCTCACGTGATACGGATTACATTTCTACGCGTAAAATGTCCGAATTGGGAATGATGTCGAGGGTGAAAGCGGAATGCTTCCAATGGGAGGAGACCATTTCTCTACGGGAAATGCTTGTTGAGAATGGGGGTGAGGATAGGCTCGATGGAGCTATTCCTGATGACAAATCGCAGGGACTTCACAGCAACGGGGATGTGCTGGCGGTACCAGTCATCGCCCTTGTTCGTGAGGATGTTGCCAAACGCCCCCAAGGCCTGCATCAGGCGCTGCGCTGCGCATTTGTGGAACAGGGATGTCTCCGGGCGCTCGTCGGAAATGTCCTCCCAGAGATCCAGGAGTTGTTCGCGCTCGTCCCCGGAGTGGTCCATGTAGGGATCGAAAATGAGCGAGGCGAGGTCGTATTCCTGGCGTCCCCGGCGTAGCCCTTGGAAGTCGATCATGTAAAGCTTGCCGTCCTTGATGAGGAGGTTCTGGGATTGGAAATCACGATGGACGAGGTGCTTGTGGGATGCGCCCAGCTTGGCGGCCATCTCGGTGAAGGCCTCGTTTTTCTCCAGCGCGACCGGACTTTCTCCAAGGAAATCCTCGATGAAGTGGTCGAAGAAATACCGTTGCTCCCAGCGGTAGAGATCCGCATCGAAGGGCGGCATGAGTTCCAGGTCGGCAGGCACCTTCGCGTAGAAAAGCCGATCCACCTGCTCCAGAGCGGAGCGGTAGAAGGGGAGGCGCTCCTTGAACGGCCTGTCCTTCAAGGAAAGCAGGTCCACATCCCCCAAATCCTCGACGAGCGCGACGTTGTGCTGGGAGCGGTCGTAAAGGATTTCCGGCACATTGAAGCGCGCATTTATGAGGAACTCCGCGATCGGGACGAACTGCTCATTGTCCTCCCGCTCGTCGGTCCAGTGGATGCCGATGAAATCGTCGTGCACGGGTGTTTTCACCCTCACGATGGTGCGCCCGGATGCCCCCCGCTTGATCGGGATCATGGTGATAGGCGTGGTGGGATCGACCTCCAGGTATTGCCTTGCGGTGGATAGGATGGCTTCGGTGGACATGGGCGGCGGAATCCAACACGGGATCTTTGCTTTATGGAAGAGGAAAGGCAGGCATGGAAAGCAAAGGATTGCCCGGCCAAGATGGGATTGACGCGGCGGGGGATGGCGGGTTTGATTCGCGCCCCGCTCCCGGGCGGCCTACCCATGGATTATTCAGCGAAAATAGCGCGCCACGTGGCCTCGATCCCGAGATCCGGGATCCGGGATTTCTTCGATCTCGTCATCGGTCGCGACGACGTGATCTCCCTGGGCGTGGGCGAGCCGGACTTCGTCACCCCCTGGCACATCCGGGAGGCTGCGATCTATTCGCTCGAAAAAGGCCAGACCACCTACACCGCCAACCTCGGCCTCCTGAGCCTGCGGAAATCCATTTCCAAATACGTCGGCGGATTCTTCGATGTGGACTACGACCCCGCGAAGGAAGTGCTCGTGACGGTCGGTGTCTCGGAAGCCATCGACATCGCACTCCGCGCACTGCTGAACCCCGGCGACGAGGTGATCTACCACGAGCCCTGCTACGTTTCCTACTCGCCGAGCATCGTCATGGCCCACGGGGTCGCAGTTTCCGTGGAGACGACCAAGGAGGATGGCTTTTCCCTGAAGCCCGGTGCGCTCGAAAAAGCGATTACGCCGAGGAGCCGGGTGCTGATGCTGAATTTCCCGACCAACCCGACCGGAGCCGTGGCCTCCAACGAGGATCTGGAGGGGATTGCGAAACTGGCCGTGAAGCACGATCTCATCGTCCTGGCGGATGAGATCTATTCGGAGCTACGCTACGACGGGATCAGGCACGTTTCCATCGCCTCGCTTCCGGGGATGAAGGAACGCACCATCCTCATGCATGGCTTTTCGAAAGCCTTCGCGATGACAGGCTTTCGACTCGGCTATGCCTGCGCACCACAGCCCATCATCGAGGCGATGATGAAAATTCACCAATACTCCATGCTCTGCGCCCCGATCATGAGCCAGAACGCGGCCATCGAGGCGCTGGAAAACGGAACCCCTGCCATGGAGAAAATGAAGGACAGCTACCACCAGAGACGAGATTTCCTGGTGAAGCGACTCAACGAGATCGGCCTCGGATGCCACACCCCCGGCGGCGCGTTCTACGTGTTCCCGGACATCCGCAGCACTGGCCTGTCCTCAAGGGATTTCGCCATGCGCCTGCTCGAACAGGAAAGCGTCGCCGCCGTCCCCGGCGGAGCCTTCGGGCCAAGCGGCGAGGGCTTCCTCCGCTGCTGCTATGCGACCGGCATGGAGGATCTCCGCACGGCGATGGACCGCATGGGGCGCTTCGTCTCGAAACTTTGAATTCCTAATCTTTAACCCTGAGAAGAGCCATTGGATTCCGATCTGGAGAACCCGGACAAGCTGACGAAGGCGCATGTGGTGCCTTTCGGGGTGTTCATGGTGTTCCTGATCCTGCTGCAGCTTGCGGATGTGTTTTTCGGAATGGAACACCCGAAAGCGCCTTGGTGGCAGCAGGATGTGGCGCAGTGGATCTACCCGATCCAGACGGTCGTGGTGCTGGGCTTGCTCGCGTATTTCTGGAAGTTCTTCACGTTCGACTGGAGCCTGAAATGGTCTCTCGCCGGCGTGGCCTTCGGTGCCGTTGGCATCGGTTTCTGGCTGCTGCCGACCACGCTCTACGATCACTGGCGGCTCTCCGGCGAGACCGAGGGTTGGATGAAATGGCTCGGCATCGCCAAGCGCGACGACGGTTTCGATCCCGGGATTTTCGAGAACCCCGCAGCCTACTGGGTCTCGCTGGCCATGCGCTTCCTGCGGGCGGCGGTGGTGGTCGCGCTGGTGGAGGAGATTTTCTGGCGCGGCTTCGTCATGCGCTTCTGCATGGATTGGGAAGGGGACTACTGGAAGCAGCCCTTCGGCCGTGCGCACTGGAAAAGCTACGCCATCGTCACAGGACTTTTCATGCTGGCACATGCGCCCGTCGATTGGGCGGGGGCATTCGTCTATGGCTCGCTCACCTACCTGCTCTGCGTCTGGAGCAAGAGCCTCGGCGCATGTGTGGTCATGCATTTTGTCGCGAATTTCCTGATGGGCATCTACGCCATGGCCTACGGGAAATACGGCTTGTGGTGAGCATCGCCCACGGCCGCTTTCCGCAAAAAAAACCAAGCGAACGGATGTTCGCTTGGCGATTTGTCGGGCGCTGCGGCCTTGTGAGGGTTCGGGGATGGTTCACTTCAGCGTGACGGTGACATCGTCCTTGGTCTCCATCTTGATGCCATCGAGTTTTGCGAACTCTGCCTTGGCGGCAGCCATATCGGTCTTGGCGGTTTCAGCGATCTTTTTGATGGCGTCACCGTGGTCGAGCATCTTGCCGACCTGGACATCCATGAGGGTGATCGCGTTGCCATCGACATAGCTGGCATTGGTCTCGGCGATGCCATCCGCGATGACCAGTTTCATGGAAACGCGCATCTCCGCAAGCATCGGCTTCATCATCGCCATCTGCTGGGGATCCCCTCCCTCCGCATCGTCCATGTTCAGCTCATCGAAATCCGCAGGCGGGACGATGATCTTGAGCTTGCCGTCGGCATATTGGAATTTCGCGCTATCCTTATCCTTGCCCGCCTCCGCCGGTGCCTCGCCGTCGCCTTCCTGCATGTCATCGACGGCATCGCCGGGGCTGACAGAGATCTTGTTGATGTCCGCGAACTTGTAGTGGATGCGCGCGCCCTTGCGGCCGTCCTTGTCGATCATCTCTGTCTTCACGTATTCGACTCCCTCTCCCATCGTTGCCAGCTTCTTCCTGGCTTTTTCCTCCTTGAACATCTCTGCAACCGGATCCGGCTGCCCCGGCTGGGCGAACTGGGTCATCATCGCCATCATCTGGGCACCCAGCAGGGTTTCCTCGACGATGGTGCCGCTGCCGTCCTTGTTGAGCGTGATCGTGGTCTCACTCTGGAAGCAACTTGGCAGCGCGAGCGCAGCGAAGAGTCCCAGGGCGAGTTTGGCTGTTTTCATCAATCGCTTTTTCATAACAAACCACGATTAGCCGATGGCAGGGCGGCTGGCAATTACAGAAGCGCAGCGATTTTGGAACGGTCACCATGGATGGGGCGGAAAGGAATTGCATCACGCGGAAAGCTCCATCACCTTTTCCCCTGTCCATGACCGAAGCCACGCCAGCCGTAGAGATCCGCAATTTGGTGAAGGATTTCAAAACCTCATTCAAGCGCCAGCCGCTGCGGGCGGTGGACGATGTCTCGATCCGCATCATGCCCGGCGAGGTCTATGGTCTCATCGGCCCGAATGGTTCGGGGAAATCCACGACGATGAAGGCCTTGCTCGGGCTGGTCGCGCCGACTTCCGGGGATTGCTCGATTTTCGGAAAAGACTCGCTCAAGGTGGACTCGCGCAACGAGGTTGGATTCCTGCCGGAAAACCCCTATTTCTACAAGCACCTGAGCGGCGAGGAGACTCTGAAATTCTATGGCAAGCTCTGCGGCATCAAGGGCGCAAAGCTCGGCGACCGGGTGAAGGAACTCCTTGAACTCGTCGATCTGGCCGGTGCCAGCCACCGCCGGATCGGCGGCTACTCGAAGGGCATGCTGCAGCGCATCGGCCTGGCGCAGGCGCTGATCCAGGAGCCGAGGCTGGTGATCCTCGATGAGCCGACGGCGGGGGTCGATCCGGTGGGTTCCAGGGAAATCCGCGACCTAATCTTCAAGCTCCGCGAGCAGGGCATCACGGTATTCCTTTGCTCCCACCTCCTTGAGCAGGTGCAGGAAGTCTGCGACCATGTCGGAATCATTTTCCGTGGCAAGATGGTGAAAGAGGGCAGGCTGGACGATCTCATCGCCATCGAGGACCAGACGGAAATGGTGATGAAAAACGCCAGCCCGGAGCTTGTCGCCAGGATAGGCGCGCTTATCGCCGAAGACGGCGCCGCGGAACTGGTGCGCAGCGGCAAGCCGAGGACGACGCTGGAGCGGCTGTTCCTGCGCGAGACCCGCAAGCGGGAGGACTCCAACTGATTTCACGAAATGAACGCGCTCTCTAACATGCTATCCCATGCTTCACGGATCGGCGTCATCGCCCGGCACGCCTTCACGCAACTGGTGCGGATGAAGGTCTTCTATTTCCTCGCCTTCTTCGCTGTCA comes from Akkermansiaceae bacterium and encodes:
- a CDS encoding CAAX prenyl protease-related protein; protein product: MDSDLENPDKLTKAHVVPFGVFMVFLILLQLADVFFGMEHPKAPWWQQDVAQWIYPIQTVVVLGLLAYFWKFFTFDWSLKWSLAGVAFGAVGIGFWLLPTTLYDHWRLSGETEGWMKWLGIAKRDDGFDPGIFENPAAYWVSLAMRFLRAAVVVALVEEIFWRGFVMRFCMDWEGDYWKQPFGRAHWKSYAIVTGLFMLAHAPVDWAGAFVYGSLTYLLCVWSKSLGACVVMHFVANFLMGIYAMAYGKYGLW
- a CDS encoding phosphotransferase; its protein translation is MSTEAILSTARQYLEVDPTTPITMIPIKRGASGRTIVRVKTPVHDDFIGIHWTDEREDNEQFVPIAEFLINARFNVPEILYDRSQHNVALVEDLGDVDLLSLKDRPFKERLPFYRSALEQVDRLFYAKVPADLELMPPFDADLYRWEQRYFFDHFIEDFLGESPVALEKNEAFTEMAAKLGASHKHLVHRDFQSQNLLIKDGKLYMIDFQGLRRGRQEYDLASLIFDPYMDHSGDEREQLLDLWEDISDERPETSLFHKCAAQRLMQALGAFGNILTNKGDDWYRQHIPVAVKSLRFVIRNSSIEPILTPILNKHFP
- a CDS encoding aminotransferase class I/II-fold pyridoxal phosphate-dependent enzyme; protein product: MDYSAKIARHVASIPRSGIRDFFDLVIGRDDVISLGVGEPDFVTPWHIREAAIYSLEKGQTTYTANLGLLSLRKSISKYVGGFFDVDYDPAKEVLVTVGVSEAIDIALRALLNPGDEVIYHEPCYVSYSPSIVMAHGVAVSVETTKEDGFSLKPGALEKAITPRSRVLMLNFPTNPTGAVASNEDLEGIAKLAVKHDLIVLADEIYSELRYDGIRHVSIASLPGMKERTILMHGFSKAFAMTGFRLGYACAPQPIIEAMMKIHQYSMLCAPIMSQNAAIEALENGTPAMEKMKDSYHQRRDFLVKRLNEIGLGCHTPGGAFYVFPDIRSTGLSSRDFAMRLLEQESVAAVPGGAFGPSGEGFLRCCYATGMEDLRTAMDRMGRFVSKL
- a CDS encoding ABC transporter ATP-binding protein; amino-acid sequence: MTEATPAVEIRNLVKDFKTSFKRQPLRAVDDVSIRIMPGEVYGLIGPNGSGKSTTMKALLGLVAPTSGDCSIFGKDSLKVDSRNEVGFLPENPYFYKHLSGEETLKFYGKLCGIKGAKLGDRVKELLELVDLAGASHRRIGGYSKGMLQRIGLAQALIQEPRLVILDEPTAGVDPVGSREIRDLIFKLREQGITVFLCSHLLEQVQEVCDHVGIIFRGKMVKEGRLDDLIAIEDQTEMVMKNASPELVARIGALIAEDGAAELVRSGKPRTTLERLFLRETRKREDSN
- a CDS encoding helix-turn-helix transcriptional regulator encodes the protein MGGTLYPVKNSDGSLHEVTVVHHDVTDLKAAEELIRRLLRSDPSCPSQENLAHQALTHIQGYKPVRALPDFSDPKPLINLGLTRKEAEVLLWVAQGKSNSEAAIILNITVSTVKKHMEHVFEKLSVEKRGAASLIAIEAITDQTTP